The genomic interval GATAATAGAGAGTTTTCCAAAGGTGATAATCGTTGAATTTTGGTATTGGTCCGCCAATTCTGGCGTTGTTGGACATCATATGGATATTAAGACCATCCAACTTATATATTATTTGGGTTGGATTACATCCATCCAGCGATGGTTTTTAGACAGCTTATCCTACTCGCGCGTACGACAGTTTATAAGAAGGGACAGGATACTTTGGCACATGGCTCAAGAGTCGGTAGAACTTCTGGTTATCGAGAATGTGACCAAGACCTATGACGGGCGTGTCACTCTCAACAATGTCAGTGCGAAGTTGACGACTGGAAAAATACTAGGATTGATCGGTAAAAGCGCAGCAGGAAAGAGTGTCCTGATTCACATACTCAGGGGTAACGATGATTACAAACCCGATTCCGGTCGCGTTATTTTCAATCTTAACCAGTGTAAAAAATGCGGCAATCTGGACCTGCCTTACAAAGGGCAGAAGTGTACGAGGTGCGGTGGAGAGACTGATACCAAATCCATAGATTTCTGGTCTCTCAAGATGGACGATCCACTCAGACTGGAGATCAAGGGGCGCATCTCGATCATGCTTCAGAGGACATTCGCCCTTTTCGGAGACATGACCGTTATAGAGAATGTCATGGAAGCTATCCCGGATGATGTTAAGGGCGATGCTCGTATCCAGCGCGCTATAGAGATGCTTGAACTCGTCGATATGACGCACAGGACGACTCACATAGCTAGGGATCTCTCTGGAGGAGAGAAGCAGCGTGTCGTTATGGCCAGGCAGCTTGCGAAAAAACCTCTGTTCTTCCTTGCCGACGAGCCCACAGGTACACTGGATCCGACAACTGCGGAGACAGTCCACAAAGGATTGATTGATTACGTCAAGAAGAACGGAATCGCAATGGTCTTCGCATCACACTGGCCAGAGGCCATTGAGAGGATGGCGGATGAAGCCATGCTCATGGATTCAGGTAACGTCCTTCTGCAGGGCAATCCCAAAGAGGTCGCCGAGACCTTCATGAAAGATTACCACTTCGAGAAGACAAGCCACGCACAGGTCGGAGAGCCTCTGATCGTATGTAACGATGCAAAGAAGCACTTCTTCTCTGTTGTCAGAGGAGTAGTCAAGGCCGTTGACGGAATAACATTCGATATCAAGGAGAAGGAGATCTTCGCTCTGGTCGGTTATTCCGGAGCAGGTAAGACAACAACATCCCGTATGATCGCCGGAATGTCCCCAGCAACCGGAGGAGAGGTCAAGGTCAGGATCGGAGAGGATTGGGTCAACATGTCAGAGGAAGGATACATGGGTAAGGGTAGGGCAACACCCTACATCGGTTTCCTTCACCAGGAGTACACACTCTACCCCTTCGATACCGTTCTTCAGAACCTCAGTACATGTATCGGTATGAAGATGCCCGCGGAGTTGGCAAAGGTCAAGGCCATACAGGTATTGATCAGTGTCGGATTCCCCAAATCGGATATCGAGAAGATCCTGTATTCATATCCTGACTCGCTCTCAGTAGGAGAATGTCAGAGAATCGCATTCGCCCAGGTCCTGATCAAGGAGCCTAGGATCATCATCTTGGACGAACCCACAGGAACTATGGATCCTATCACAAAGACGATCATCGCTAAGTCCGTCATAAGGGCCAGGGATACACTGGGAGAGACGTTCGTTGTCGTGAGCCATGACATGGACTTCGTTCTCAACTGTTGCGACCGTGCTGCCTTCATGAAGGGCGGAAAGATCCAAGCTCTCGGGGATCCCAAAGAGATCCTTGAATCATTTGAGAAGGAGCCGGTACCAGAAGGTGAATGAACATGAAGCAGCAGATGGGAAGACATCTCAGCTTCGTGGAGTGCAGGGAGTCGATGGGTCTCGGGGCCGGAGGAGGACTCGCCGCAAGGGCGACCCTGTCCGAGTCCGGCAAGGACGTAATCGCTATCGCGATGGGTCCTAGCAGAAGGCACATCACCAAGCCGGTCTGTGAGATCACCTATGCTCTCCGTGAGGAAGGCATTGACACAAGCGTGATGGTGGTCAATGCAGGTTCCGGGGTACCAGCTGACGCCCCGGACATGACGACCGGAAGCTACTTCGGACTCGATCCTATCGAGGTCGAGAGGATCCAGCAGTTCAAGGTCGCCCTCATCCACTTAGGTAATGTGCGTATGCATATCGTATACAAGGCGAGACTTATCCTCAGAAACGTTGACATACCCGCTATCATTGTGGCGCAGTGTCCGGTTGACTATGAGGATTTTGCCGCTGTAGGAATCAAGACAAAGGCGGTCATGCCCCCAGAAGACAAGATCGACACCAAGGGAACAATCATAGAGATCGTGAACGGTGTCGTCAGGGGAGTCACCTGTTCCCAGGACAAACTGGACGAGATCGTGTCCAAGGTCCAGTCCATGCTTCCGGAGCGTGATGGGCAATGAAGGTCATAGTCAACGGCAGGGAGAAGGAGCTCAAGAAGGGAGCCACTTTGAAGAGCGCCATCGCCGATGAGATCTACAACAAGGATACGCTCATCGCAGTTCATCTGTCCGAAGAGAAATTGGTACAGGAGACCAGCGACTTCGAAGTCGAGACAACACGCGGAACTCTCGTGATTCATCTCAATGACTCGCCCGAGGCCAGGATGTGGAAGGCCTTGATCACCGATAAAATTCCTGGCGTTACGTCCAGATGGGTCACCCACAACATCATAGCATTCGGATCGTTCCCCACTGAATTGAAAGTGGACAGAAGCGAGAACGGATACAGGATGTACGACTGCTTCCTCTCTCTGGGAGGATTCGATAACAGTACGACCTACATGATGATAGCCAAGGATAATCACAAAGGGTCTTACGGCGCAGGAAAGGCTGTAATCGGAAGGGTAACTGTAGGAAGGCATCTGCTCAATCTGTTCAAGGAAGGGGACGGCATCATCTCGATCCGCCCTATGATGTCCGAGATCAGTACCGAGAATGTGATAGTCACCAAGGATCTGAAGATGAAGCTGGAAGACGGATACAAGATCGAGACGATGGTCTCCATCGATCTCGATGAGAAGAGTCCGGCCTCGGCAGAGCACATCTTGGTGCTGTCATCTTCAGGATACATGAAGGCAACCGACGTCACAGGAAGTTTCATCGCATGTTCAGAGGATCTCGATGTCGAGATACCTCCGGAGGATACGGGAATCAGGGATAAAGGCTGTGTCGCTGTCAGATCGGAAGGTGTAGGTCAGGGAAGACTGTACATCCTGAAGGACAGGAGGCAGCAATCCGTTTCGCATAATATCGCAGGTAACGTGACCAACGGAATGGCCATTGTCGA from Thermoplasmata archaeon carries:
- the atwA gene encoding methyl coenzyme M reductase system, component A2, yielding MAQESVELLVIENVTKTYDGRVTLNNVSAKLTTGKILGLIGKSAAGKSVLIHILRGNDDYKPDSGRVIFNLNQCKKCGNLDLPYKGQKCTRCGGETDTKSIDFWSLKMDDPLRLEIKGRISIMLQRTFALFGDMTVIENVMEAIPDDVKGDARIQRAIEMLELVDMTHRTTHIARDLSGGEKQRVVMARQLAKKPLFFLADEPTGTLDPTTAETVHKGLIDYVKKNGIAMVFASHWPEAIERMADEAMLMDSGNVLLQGNPKEVAETFMKDYHFEKTSHAQVGEPLIVCNDAKKHFFSVVRGVVKAVDGITFDIKEKEIFALVGYSGAGKTTTSRMIAGMSPATGGEVKVRIGEDWVNMSEEGYMGKGRATPYIGFLHQEYTLYPFDTVLQNLSTCIGMKMPAELAKVKAIQVLISVGFPKSDIEKILYSYPDSLSVGECQRIAFAQVLIKEPRIIILDEPTGTMDPITKTIIAKSVIRARDTLGETFVVVSHDMDFVLNCCDRAAFMKGGKIQALGDPKEILESFEKEPVPEGE
- the mcrC gene encoding methyl-coenzyme M reductase I operon protein C, with protein sequence MKQQMGRHLSFVECRESMGLGAGGGLAARATLSESGKDVIAIAMGPSRRHITKPVCEITYALREEGIDTSVMVVNAGSGVPADAPDMTTGSYFGLDPIEVERIQQFKVALIHLGNVRMHIVYKARLILRNVDIPAIIVAQCPVDYEDFAAVGIKTKAVMPPEDKIDTKGTIIEIVNGVVRGVTCSQDKLDEIVSKVQSMLPERDGQ
- a CDS encoding methanogenesis marker 3 protein, with the translated sequence MKVIVNGREKELKKGATLKSAIADEIYNKDTLIAVHLSEEKLVQETSDFEVETTRGTLVIHLNDSPEARMWKALITDKIPGVTSRWVTHNIIAFGSFPTELKVDRSENGYRMYDCFLSLGGFDNSTTYMMIAKDNHKGSYGAGKAVIGRVTVGRHLLNLFKEGDGIISIRPMMSEISTENVIVTKDLKMKLEDGYKIETMVSIDLDEKSPASAEHILVLSSSGYMKATDVTGSFIACSEDLDVEIPPEDTGIRDKGCVAVRSEGVGQGRLYILKDRRQQSVSHNIAGNVTNGMAIVEYAKKDDIFTITTNPPRALAVGMTMKDGIKFLKEAGIKAEKEGDTSDDAIIVEQTPEQTVTALKEGKVTVKGVPKDKVFKITLQQQEDPRSVHYFRKITGLSHKPVGSMTVQFTFEGLPMVTFYGDEMRGKDIVPHDVQFKKCKRGDIGITNQARPHHGLMGIRLQDSKEYGPTGEEPYGTNIIGKFDDDLDRLMKDLNDDDVVYIREVEL